A single Triticum dicoccoides isolate Atlit2015 ecotype Zavitan chromosome 2A, WEW_v2.0, whole genome shotgun sequence DNA region contains:
- the LOC119356349 gene encoding wall-associated receptor kinase 3-like — translation MEKELLPFPLLPWLLLTCFSPFFVHSMELSTSACSSSNISIPYPFGVHGQSPSPAQGFEINCTSSGPRLPIGNNSISILNISLLDGYVTILASAASRSPQCRGNFASFSLEGTNFTFSDTRNKFTAVGCNMVAMLVNGTSGGYSGGCASFCSNNSIVDGACSGVACCQAPVPKGLKKLYSDFTNINITASLSKYTSACAEAFIVEQNSYAFATADLKILNNSNKSPPQYRHVVLEWSIDGGSCEEASRSASYACKENSYCYNSSNGIGYRCNCTNGFQGNPYLQGPGGCQDIDECFLGNPCTHSCINVKGGFNCTCPSGMSGNGRKDGSGCNGIGTLQISIVVGLALLLLLLVFSFWTHCLFRRRKLAKKRQRYFMQNGGVLLKQQMLSRKAPLRIFTSGELDKATNKFSDNNIVGRGGFGTVYKGILSDQTVVAVKRSQRVDQSQVEQFVNELVILSQVTHKNVVQLLGCCLEAEVPLLVYEFITNGALFHHLHNTSIPMSWEDRLRIAVETASALAYLHLAAKTPIVHRDVKSSNILLDTSFTAKVSDFGASRPIPRDQTHVTTLVQGTLGYMDPEYFQTSQLTEKSDVYSFGVVLIELLTREKPICGGQMDEVRSLAMHFSTLFHQNQLLKIVDSQVAKEAGMRHVKTVAQLALRCLRLRGEERPRMIEVAVELEALRRLMKQHSVLKSEEEEPLLPLLRDLSCRGEMNFDAQLSLSHDGIAKDESMEIILLPSGDLSC, via the exons ATGGAGAAGGAGTTGCTTCCCTTTCCTCTCCTGCCATGGCTCCTCCTCACATGCTTCTCTCCATTCTTTGTTCATTCTATGGAATTGAGTACCTCTGCATGCTCAAGTTCCAACATCTCTATCCCTTATCCTTTTGGTGTCCATGGCCAGAGCCCCTCCCCAGCTCAAGGGTTCGAGATCAATTGTACTTCATCTGGTCCTAGGCTTCCCATAGGCAACAACTCAATTAGTATTCTCAACATCTCCCTGCTGGATGGTTATGTGACCATCCTGGCTAGTGCCGCTTCCCGTTCCCCGCAGTGCAGAGGGAACTTTGCTAGCTTCAGCCTTGAGGggacaaacttcaccttctccgatacaaggaacaagttcaccgcTGTCGGCTGTAATATGGTGGCCATGCTGGTGAATGGTACCAGTGGTGGTTACAGCGGTGGCTGCGCTTCTTTTTGCTCTAATAATAGCATCGTCGATGGTGCTTGCTCTGGTGTGGCTTGCTGCCAAGCACCGGTGCCAAAGGGGTTGAAGAAGCTGTATTCAGATTTCACAAACATAAACATAACTGCCAGCCTCAGCAAGTATACTTCAGCATGTGCTGAGGCGTTCATCGTGGAGCAGAACTCCTATGCTTTCGCTACTGCTGACCTGAAGATCCTGAACAACTCAAATAAAAGCCCTCCTCAATACCGGCATGTTGTTCTTGAGTGGTCCATAGATGGTGGCAGCTGTGAGGAGGCAAGCCGCTCTGCATCATATGCTTGCAAGGAGAATTCTTACTGCTATAACTCGTCTAATGGGATTGGATATCGCTGCAATTGTACCAACGGGTTTCAGGGGAACCCATACCTGCAAGGGCCTGGTGGATGCCAAG ATATCGATGAGTGCTTCCTTGGAAATCCATGCACACATAGCTGCATCAACGTGAAGGGCGGTTTCAACTGTACTTGCCCATCAGGGATGAGTGGTAATGGCCGAAAGGATGGAAGTGGCTGCAATGGAATTGGCACGCTgcagatttcaatag TTGTGGGACTAGCTCTGCTACTGCTTCTCCTTGTTTTCAGTTTCTGGACTCACTGTCTTTTTAGGAGGAGAAAGCTTGCAAAGAAAAGACAGAGATATTTTATGCAGAATGGTGGTGTGTTactgaagcagcagatgctttctCGGAAGGCACCGCTGCGGATATTTACCTCAGGTGAgcttgacaaggcaaccaacaaatTCAGCGATAACAATATTGTTGGCAGAGGTGGATTCGGGACAGTCTACAAAGGTATATTATCGGATCAAACGGTTGTAGCAGTCAAAAGGTCGCAGCGGGTTGATCAGAGCCAGGTGGAGCAATTCGTGAATGAGCTGGTCATTCTTTCACAAGTGACCCACAAGAATGTGGTTCAGCTACTAGGCTGCTGTCTCGAGGCAGAAGTTCCCTTATTGGTCTATGAATTTATCACCAACGGGGCCCTTTTTCATCATCTTCACAATACATCAATCCCGATGTCGTGGGAGGACCGCCTGAGGATTGCAGTTGAAACAGCATCGGCACTTGCATACTTGCACTTGGCTGCAAAGACGCCAATCGTCCACAGAGACGTCAAGTCATCGAACATACTTCTTGACACAAGCTTCACCGCAAAGGTGTCCGATTTCGGCGCGTCAAGGCCGATACCCCGCGATCAGACCCATGTGACGACCTTGGTGCAGGGCACGCTAGGGTACATGGACCCTGAGTACTTCCAGACAAGCCAGCTGACCGAGAAAAGTGACGTCTACAGCTTTGGTGTGGTGCTCATCGAGCTACTGACAAGGGAGAAACCAATATGTGGTGGACAGATGGACGAGGTGAGAAGCCTCGCGATGCATTTTAGCACGTTGTTCCATCAGAACCAGTTGCTGAAGATTGTAGACTCTCAAGTGGCCAAGGAAGCTGGAATGCGGCATGTCAAAACGGTCGCGCAGCTGGCTTTGCGATGCTTGAGGCTGAGAGGTGAAGAGAGGCCGAGGATGATTGAGGTTGCGGTTGAACTTGAAGCGCTGAGAAGACTGATGAAACAACACTCTGTTCTGAAGAGTGAAGAAGAAGAGCCTCTACTTCCTCTGCTTCGAGACTTGAGCTGCCGCGGGGAGATGAATTTCGATGCGCAGTTGAGTTTGAGCCATGATGGAATTGCCAAGGATGAAAGTATGGAGATCATTCTACTCCCGTCCGGCGACCTCTCATGTTAG
- the LOC119351938 gene encoding wall-associated receptor kinase 1-like: MPCGRESRSAVAGVPARRLRPLVLMFVLFSVMPRRALSRSLALPPLPVVRNITCNTIPYPFGVRGRSLPGFEVICGWNKEAMLEINKSSHKIDYVSVEGAFVVILAGPISQVCYDRNGKQTQATGIGNISLDGTPFTFSKRNKLVAIGCNYGLSANFSNSMPGHSQWQLVNCNSFCDGSSCPSDAACCEDTMPMDAAQEFTLTFDKLPGQFTGDENGICSAAFFYDQDEQIFKGGQDPLKDPLFPGGDHAMILDWAVGQGTCDQALTYNLMSLCNSLSDCIDAPRGVGYLCKCNAGYDGNPYTAEGCVDINECRNLDSNPCNITKFCNNTKGGFTCSCPPDLIGDGYKNGTGCTEAPLPSGSPMQQSQGLNVCAHPERNPCMYLEYCKDGQCSCPQGMIGDGRERGSGCQKKHFPVDAALGNLLKKPGITNFIIIICFCFIEYSLPFY; encoded by the exons ATGCCGTGCGGAAGAGAGAGCAGATCAGCGGTGGCTGGGGTGCCCGCACGGCGGCTCCGCCCGCTCGTGCTCATGTTCGTCCTCTTCTCGGTGATGCCCCGCCGCGCACTCTCACGGAGCCTGGCGCTGCCACCGCTGCCGGTGGTGCGGAACATAACGTGCAACACCATCCCATATCCATTTGGTGTCCGAGGCAGATCCCTCCCCGGCTTCGAGGTAATCTGCGGGTGGAACAAGGAAGCAATGCTGGAGATCAACAAGAGCAGCCATAAAATCGATTATGTGTCGGTGGAAGGCGCCTTCGTCGTCATCTTAGCCGGGCCCATCAGCCAAGTCTGCTACGACCGCAACGGTAAGCAGACGCAGGCCACCGGAATCGGCAACATCAGCTTGGACGGGACGCCGTTCACCTTCTCCAAGCGCAATAAGTTGGTCGCCATTGGATGCAACTACGGGCTATCTGCTAACTTCAGCAACTCGATGCCCGGTCATAGCCAGTGGCAGCTTGTCAACTGCAACTCCTTTTGCGACGGAAGCTCTTGCCCTTCCGATGCAGCTTGCTGCGAGGACACCATGCCGATGGACGCCGCTCAAGAGTTCACCTTGACGTTCGACAAGTTACCAGGGCAATTCACTGGTGACGAGAACGGCATTTGCAGCGCTGCGTTCTTCTACGACCAAGATGAGCAAATCTTCAAGGGTGGGCAGGATCCGCTGAAAGACCCGCTGTTCCCGGGTGGTGACCACGCGATGATCTTGGATTGGGCAGTTGGGCAGGGCACGTGCGACCAGGCCTTAACCTACAATTTGATGTCACTCTGCAACAGTCTGAGTGACTGCATCGATGCGCCCAGGGGAGTTGGCTATCTCTGCAAGTGCAACGCAGGGTATGACGGGAATCCATACACTGCAGAAGGATGTGTAG ATATAAACGAATGCCGGAATTTGGACAGCAACCCTTGCAACATTACAAAATTCTGCAACAACACCAAAGGAGGTTTTACTTGCTCATGTCCCCCTGACTTGATTGGTGACGGTTACAAGAACGGGACAGGCTGCACTGAGGCGCCCCTTCCATCTG GTTCCCCTATGCAACAATCGCAAG GTTTGAACGTGTGCGCTCACCCTGAGAGGAACCCCTGCATGTACTTGGAGTACTGCAAAGATGGGCAGTGCTCTTGTCCTCAAGGCATGATTGGTGATGGCCGTGAAAGGGGAAGTGGCTGTCAAAAAAAGCACTTTCCTGTAGATGCTGCCTTGGGTAACTTACTCAAGAAACCTGGCATAACAAATTTTATTATTATAATTTGTTTTTGCTTCATAGAGTATTCACTTCCATTTTATTAG
- the LOC119356347 gene encoding uncharacterized protein At1g51745-like, with product MGRSSGGEGGGGEGQGEVDGGGISDCSPGTIVWVRRRNGSWWPGRIVGQEELAASQVVTPRTGTPVKLLGREDASIDWYNLEKSKRVKEFRCGEFDACIEKAMAFQGTPVKRREKYARREDAILHALELERKQLALKYQNQGFRADDSCSTLFADTGREFDDFPSEYYSRNNVQEPQLHLQSSASQQRVDLSTTRYKSKKSKKQKGDNSVLLGKTKECEEKFIHAGSKRNLSGSLALEASGNTLSNYVNGFSSSGHTQEGSNVESGKKNTALKKRRLVEAVFEASVVKKHDRCRPLAQVVQSSVKFPRPFQCNDDSGTVVVEGGKDPLPAICQAKRSGATYLSADSGDAHSRDFIPVKETILTEAHRETETYLKQEDTLLEEQTFPDFVEKHESDPSMSLCSDTETEDDAELLQRYAKVQSPESDACDPNSLQAFNKSRHANDIDDDDEMNFSTLIPQQNVLLGEDGSPELGVSQWHMKGKRNRRTAVKRPMGKADENLSLDSSSSFMKGLLKMTNKGDSKVEIIDASSHQPFGQSFPENQERLDCDRDEADLVDKAANHSGVNRYYGKDYPLSSEPIRDIGRSYTSFNDCEISCKTSLLNKNGNQITSIGQKACGEGSSLYQQNHGSHLGYIGPVLFNVDLKVQANYQGEHVPLVSLMSRLDGKAIVGHPIQVGILEEGSMDRLILGSDPVLENSTAAPPAWPTGRRTAMPRVPRLNSSRATLDGNATDEQGVKHAKKSTTSVLRPFSQKSQKKPSGFKKASSPSQKTRPVSSISIGKKPHREGGQAKAHRRSDVLGGLLKSDEAIPLVTCVPAKVVFSRIMEAVGRPSHALAHRARKASPAVRDPP from the exons ATGGGGCGGAGctcggggggagagggaggaggaggagaggggcaaggggaggtggaTGGCGGCGGAATCTCAGACTGCTCGCCGGGGACCATCGTCTGGGTGCGGCGGCGGAACGGGTCCTGGTGGCCCGGGAGGATAGTCGGGCAGGAGGAGCTCGCGGCGTCGCAGGTGGTGACGCCCAGGACGGGGACTCCGGTCAAGCTACTCGGCCGCGAGGATGCTAGCAT TGACTGGTATAACCTGGAGAAATCAAAACGTGTCAAGGAATTTAGATGTGGAGAGTTTGATGCTTGTATTGAGAAGGCAATGGCTTTTCAAGGAACTCCTGTAAAGAGAAGAGAAAAATATGCTCGTAGAGAAGATGCTATTCTTCATGCTCTTGAATTGGAAAGAAAGCAGCTTGCATTGAAGTACCAGAACCAAGGTTTCAGGGCAGATGACAGCTGCAGTACCCTCTTTGCTGACACAGGGAGGGAGTTTGACGACTTCCCTTCAGAATATTACTCAAGAAACAACGTCCAGGAACCTCAGTTGCATTTGCAAAGCTCAGCATCTCAGCAACGCGTAGATCTCAGCACTACTCGTTATAAAAGCAAAAAGAGTAAAAAACAGAAAGGGGACAACTCTGTTCTCCTTGGTAAAACAAAAGAGTGTGAAGAAAAGTTTATTCATGCTGGTTCAAAAAGAAACTTGTCAGGATCTCTTGCTCTGGAAGCTTCAGGGAACACTCTCAGTAATTACGTCAATGGCTTTTCCAGTTCAGGACATACGCAAGAAGGATCAAATGTAGAGAGCGGTAAGAAAAATACAGCCCTGAAAAAGAGAAGATTAGTGGAAGCTGTTTTTGAAGCATCTGTTGTCAAAAAACATGATAGATGCAGGCCACTTGCTCAAGTTGTACAGAGTAGCGTCAAATTTCCTCGCCCTTTTCAGTGCAATGATGATTCTGGAACTGTTGTAGTTGAAGGAGGTAAGGATCCTTTGCCTGCTATCTGTCAGGCCAAAAGAAGTGGTGCCACATACCTGTCTGCTGATTCTGGTGATGCACATAGCCGTGACTTCATACCTGTTAAGGAAACAATATTAACAGAAGCTCATCGTGAGACGGAAACTTACCTAAAGCAGGAGGATACTCTTCTCGAAGAGCAAACATTTCCGGACTTCGTTGAGAAGCATGAATCTGATCCTTCAATGAGTTTATGTTCAGATACTGAGACAGAAGATGATGCTGAACTTCTGCAAA GGTATGCTAAGGTACAATCCCCTGAATCAGATGCATGTGATCCTAATTCCCTCCAGGCTTTTAATAAGTCAAGGCATGCAAATGATATTGATGACGATGATGAGATGAACTTTTCTACTCTTATTCCTCAACAAAACGTCTTACTAGGTGAGGATGGTTCTCCTGAGTTAGGTGTTTCCCAGTGGCATATGAAAGGTAAACGCAACCGGCGCACTGCAGTGAAGAGACCAATGGGGAAGGCGGATGAAAATCTGTCATTAGATAGCTCAAGTAGTTTCATGAAGGGGCTGCTCAAAATGACCAATAAAGGTGACTCTAAAGTTGAGATTATTGATGCGTCAAGCCATCAACCGTTTGGTCAAAGTTTTCCTGAGAACCAAGAAAGGTTGGATTGTGATCGTGATGAAGCAGATTTGGTTGACAAGGCCGCGAATCATTCAGGCGTTAACAGATACTATGGTAAAGATTATCCCTTATCTTCAGAACCTATCAGAGATATTGGACGAAGTTACACTTCTTTCAACGACTGTGAAATTTCTTGCAAGACCTCTTTGCTAAATAAAAATGGCAATCAGATAACCTCTATTGGTCAGAAGGCATGTGGGGAAGGATCTTCATTGTATCAACAAAATCATGGCTCACATCTTGGTTACATTGGGCCGGTGTTGTTTAATGTTGACCTGAAGGTACAGGCTAACTATCAAGGCGAGCATGTCCCATTGGTTTCTTTGATGAGCAGACTGGATGGTAAAGCTATTGTTGGACACCCTATCCAAGTTGGAATTCTTGAAGAAGGTTCAATGGACAGGCTTATTTTGGGCAGTGATCCTGTTCTGGAAAATAGCACAGCAGCACCACCTGCTTGGCCAACAGGCAGAAGGACTGCTATGCCCAGAGTCCCACGTTTGAATTCATCACGAGCAACCTTAGATGGCAATGCCACCGATGAGCAGGGGGTCAAGCATGCAAAGAAAAGCACCACCAGTGTGCTGAGGCCATTTTCTCAGAAATCTCAAAAGAAGCCCTCTGGCTTCAAGAAAGCAAGCTCACCAAGCCAGAAAACCAGACCCGTTTCATCCATTTCCATTGGGAAAAAGCCTCACAGAGAAGGTGGCCAGGCAAAGGCACATAGGCGCAGCGATGTTCTGGGTGGTCTATTGAAATCAGACGAAGCAATTCCGCTGGTCACATGTGTCCCCGCAAAGGTTGTGTTCAGTAGGATAATGGAAGCAGTTGGCAGGCCGTCCCATGCTCTTGCTCACCGTGCTAGAAAGGCCAGTCCTGCGGTACGGGATCCACCGTAG